In Holophagales bacterium, one DNA window encodes the following:
- the trpS gene encoding tryptophan--tRNA ligase — MRSTGKIHLGNYFGAVRNWVELQDRFDCYYFAADWHALTSDYADPSQIAENTLEAVADWIAAGLDPQKSVIFVQSMVPEHAELHLLMSMLTPLGWLERVPTYKDQVRQLENKDLETYGFLGYPLLQTADIVIYRADFVPVGEDQASHLEISREIVRRFNGLYGPVFPEPKALFTPTPKVPGLDGRKMSKSYGNAIALADSPDEIRRKCMTMVTDTTRLRRKDPGHPESCNLFEFHKLMSPSDVAERVAQQCRAAEIGCVDDKKLLAEQIIAFLEPMRRRREELAGDRGALLELLASGSRRARERAVETMEQVRSAIGLDYRRFVHPR; from the coding sequence ATGCGTTCGACCGGCAAGATCCATCTGGGGAACTACTTCGGGGCGGTGCGCAACTGGGTCGAGTTGCAGGACCGCTTCGATTGCTACTACTTTGCCGCCGACTGGCATGCGCTGACCAGCGACTACGCCGACCCGAGCCAGATCGCCGAGAACACGCTCGAGGCCGTGGCCGACTGGATCGCGGCGGGGCTCGATCCGCAGAAGTCGGTGATCTTCGTCCAGTCGATGGTGCCCGAGCACGCCGAGCTCCACCTGTTGATGTCGATGCTCACGCCGCTCGGCTGGCTCGAACGAGTTCCGACCTACAAGGACCAGGTCCGGCAGCTCGAGAACAAGGATCTCGAGACCTACGGTTTCCTCGGCTATCCGCTGCTCCAGACGGCCGACATCGTCATCTACCGTGCCGACTTCGTGCCGGTGGGCGAGGACCAGGCGAGCCATCTCGAGATCAGCCGGGAGATCGTCCGGCGCTTCAACGGACTCTACGGACCGGTGTTCCCCGAGCCGAAGGCGCTGTTCACCCCGACGCCGAAAGTCCCGGGGCTCGACGGGCGCAAGATGTCGAAATCGTACGGGAATGCGATCGCCTTGGCGGACTCGCCGGATGAGATCCGCCGCAAGTGCATGACGATGGTCACCGACACGACCCGGCTCCGCCGCAAGGACCCGGGCCATCCCGAGAGCTGCAACCTCTTCGAGTTTCACAAGCTGATGTCGCCGAGCGACGTCGCCGAGCGCGTCGCCCAGCAGTGCCGGGCCGCGGAGATCGGCTGCGTCGACGACAAGAAGCTGCTGGCCGAACAGATCATCGCCTTCCTCGAGCCGATGCGCCGCCGCCGTGAGGAGCTCGCGGGCGACCGCGGCGCGTTGCTCGAGTTGCTGGCGAGCGGTTCGCGACGCGCCCGCGAGCGGGCCGTCGAGACGATGGAGCAGGTCCGTTCCGCCATCGGCCTCGACTACCGGCGGTTCGTCCACCCGCGATGA
- a CDS encoding segregation/condensation protein A, translating to MLPASWRVQLPIFEGPLDLLLHLVRINKVEITDIPVAVVCDQFHEYLRLMEELDLDIAAEFIYEAAVLIQVKSKLLLPQAGRPGEEAPEDPRHELVSRLLEYRRLKEAAQALAEVDRVRQGIWTRKPAPWKPEADPEETDVPLEEVSLFDLIGALRTVLERYDKEHPEPILLPHERFSVRSQIERLLALLEAGHPSGLFDQLRSLSCRAEAIAMFLAVLELARLNLVRIHQGGEGSDVLLFRTTRELQPEELEAISG from the coding sequence TTGCTCCCTGCCTCCTGGCGGGTACAGTTGCCGATCTTCGAGGGGCCGCTCGACCTTCTGCTGCACCTGGTTCGCATCAATAAGGTGGAGATCACCGACATCCCGGTGGCGGTGGTCTGCGATCAGTTCCACGAGTACCTCCGGCTGATGGAGGAGCTCGATCTCGACATTGCCGCGGAGTTCATCTACGAGGCGGCGGTGCTGATCCAGGTCAAGTCGAAGCTCCTGCTGCCGCAAGCGGGAAGACCGGGCGAGGAAGCCCCGGAGGATCCACGGCACGAGCTCGTTTCGCGGCTGCTCGAGTACCGCCGTCTCAAGGAGGCGGCCCAGGCTCTGGCCGAGGTCGACCGCGTTCGGCAGGGGATCTGGACACGAAAGCCGGCGCCGTGGAAGCCGGAGGCCGACCCGGAGGAGACCGACGTGCCGCTCGAAGAGGTCTCGCTCTTCGACCTCATCGGCGCTCTGCGCACCGTTCTCGAGCGCTACGACAAGGAGCACCCGGAGCCGATTCTCCTGCCGCACGAGCGATTCTCGGTGCGCAGCCAGATCGAACGTCTCCTCGCGCTTCTCGAAGCGGGCCACCCTTCGGGACTCTTCGATCAGTTGCGCAGCCTGTCGTGCCGCGCCGAAGCGATCGCCATGTTCCTGGCCGTGCTCGAGCTGGCGCGGCTGAACCTGGTTCGCATCCACCAGGGCGGCGAGGGCAGCGACGTCCTGCTGTTCCGCACCACTCGTGAGCTGCAGCCTGAGGAGCTCGAGGCGATTTCCGGATGA
- the scpB gene encoding SMC-Scp complex subunit ScpB, producing MNPRHEIEAALEAILFVSNEPVPRDRLLALFDAEERVAATAALARLQARYAPRDHAGVWIEEVAGGLRLVTRPELHIHLRRFFEASGGHRLSMAGLETLAIIAYRQPITGPEIQELRGKSSASVIRSLLERRLVRIAGRKEVVGRPFLYATTREFLMHFGLRDLKELPPLEEFEETFSTEGALGAPERATATTSAPAPTPADDPMESDFSLEEDLT from the coding sequence ATGAACCCACGACACGAGATCGAAGCGGCCCTCGAGGCCATCCTCTTCGTCAGCAACGAGCCGGTGCCGCGCGACCGGCTCCTCGCGCTCTTCGATGCCGAGGAGCGTGTCGCGGCGACCGCGGCGCTCGCTCGGTTGCAGGCCCGGTACGCGCCGCGCGACCACGCGGGGGTCTGGATCGAGGAGGTTGCGGGCGGTCTGCGCCTGGTCACGCGACCGGAGCTGCACATCCACCTCCGGCGATTCTTCGAGGCCAGCGGCGGCCACCGGCTTTCCATGGCCGGGCTCGAGACGCTCGCCATCATTGCCTATCGCCAGCCGATCACCGGTCCGGAGATCCAGGAACTGCGCGGCAAGTCGTCGGCGAGCGTGATCCGCAGCTTGCTCGAGCGCCGCCTGGTTCGCATCGCCGGCCGCAAGGAAGTCGTCGGAAGACCCTTCCTCTATGCGACGACCCGAGAGTTCCTGATGCACTTCGGCCTTCGCGACCTCAAGGAGCTGCCGCCACTCGAGGAATTCGAGGAGACGTTCAGCACCGAGGGTGCGCTGGGAGCTCCCGAGCGGGCGACGGCGACGACGAGTGCGCCGGCTCCAACGCCAGCCGACGATCCGATGGAGTCCGACTTTTCGCTCGAAGAGGACCTGACATGA
- a CDS encoding pseudouridine synthase, whose protein sequence is MSAERLQKLLARAGVASRRKVEELIVEQRVTVNGRIATLGDKADLEVDSVKLDGKRIRLPDRQRYLLMNKPKGVLTTLTDDKGRPTVIDLIPQGLRNGLFPVGRLDFQTEGLLVLTTDGELAQRIAHPRFGCRKLYEVKVKGVPREEEIEKLRRGIVIDGRRTRPAYIDPLRRTARGEDEGNTWYEVQLGEGRSRQIREMFFRIGHPVQKLKRVAIGPLRDPELPSGTFRTLDEKEIEALRTAGADLEKGARGATRGSTRPPAERTSGGPRKPAVPSRSRSPRTSASAARPERPADRPRRAEPARRSTAAPGRASAASPFGRRREAADLASRPAIDRDAPRSRRTGSPDRDTMPKKRSGHGPRPGGGTKDKAPRRPNEAPWRRPEGASDRPGRRPGAKVAGRGGERKERPTRARPKSPAGRSSVTGVAFSPGPSPRKGGAAGRGAPRTPRGARPGSPGPGRGSTPRGRRPPRPRSGR, encoded by the coding sequence ATGAGCGCCGAACGATTGCAGAAGCTGCTGGCCCGTGCAGGTGTCGCCTCGCGCCGCAAGGTCGAGGAGCTCATCGTCGAGCAACGGGTCACGGTCAACGGCCGGATCGCCACGCTCGGGGACAAGGCGGATCTCGAGGTCGATTCGGTCAAGCTCGACGGAAAGCGGATCCGTTTGCCGGATCGGCAGCGCTATCTGCTGATGAACAAGCCGAAGGGCGTGCTGACGACGCTGACCGACGACAAGGGTCGCCCCACCGTCATCGACCTGATCCCACAGGGTCTGCGCAACGGCCTCTTTCCCGTAGGGCGCCTCGATTTCCAGACCGAGGGACTGCTGGTCCTGACCACGGACGGCGAGCTCGCGCAGCGGATCGCGCATCCTCGATTCGGTTGTCGCAAGCTCTACGAGGTGAAGGTCAAGGGTGTTCCCCGCGAAGAGGAGATCGAGAAACTCCGGCGCGGTATCGTGATCGACGGTCGGCGCACGCGGCCTGCCTACATCGACCCCCTGCGGCGGACCGCACGAGGGGAGGACGAAGGGAACACCTGGTACGAGGTGCAACTGGGGGAAGGGCGCTCGCGACAGATTCGCGAGATGTTCTTCCGGATCGGACACCCCGTGCAGAAGCTCAAGCGGGTGGCGATCGGACCGCTGCGCGATCCGGAGTTGCCCTCGGGCACCTTCCGGACGCTCGACGAGAAGGAGATCGAGGCGCTGCGTACCGCGGGTGCCGACCTGGAGAAGGGGGCTCGCGGAGCGACGAGAGGCTCGACTCGTCCACCGGCCGAGCGGACCTCGGGGGGGCCGCGGAAACCTGCCGTGCCATCGCGCTCCCGCTCGCCGCGGACGAGCGCCTCGGCCGCACGCCCCGAGCGCCCTGCGGATCGCCCCCGCCGAGCGGAGCCGGCCCGGCGCTCGACGGCCGCGCCCGGCCGCGCTTCCGCCGCATCGCCGTTCGGAAGGCGCCGCGAGGCAGCCGACCTCGCCTCGCGTCCGGCGATCGATCGCGACGCTCCGCGAAGTCGGCGGACCGGCAGCCCCGATCGCGACACGATGCCGAAGAAGCGCTCGGGCCACGGGCCGCGCCCTGGAGGGGGAACGAAGGACAAGGCGCCGCGGCGTCCGAACGAAGCCCCGTGGAGGAGGCCGGAAGGCGCCTCCGACCGCCCGGGAAGGCGGCCCGGAGCCAAAGTTGCCGGGCGGGGAGGCGAACGAAAGGAACGACCGACGAGAGCACGGCCGAAGAGCCCTGCCGGGCGCTCGTCAGTCACCGGCGTGGCGTTCTCGCCGGGGCCTTCGCCCCGCAAGGGCGGCGCAGCCGGGCGCGGCGCCCCCCGGACGCCTCGGGGTGCGCGGCCAGGCTCTCCGGGTCCGGGACGGGGTAGCACCCCTCGGGGCAGGCGCCCGCCACGCCCGCGGAGCGGACGCTGA
- a CDS encoding (d)CMP kinase has protein sequence MTFSNAGGPLIVAIDGPSGVGKSTTARLVAAALGIPYLDTGAMYRAFGWLIVERGIRAEDRDAVVTALESARLELERGADGGLEVLLDGESVGDRIRTPRVSDATSRIAVYPEVRSRLVAIQREFARREGGVLEGRDIGSRVVPETPFKFFLDAPLEVRIERRRLELAAAGREASGEALAAEIAERDRRDQERSASPLVCTAEHERVDTSLGGAEEVATAILSSIWRRLRQANPEG, from the coding sequence GTGACGTTCTCAAACGCAGGGGGACCTCTCATCGTCGCGATCGACGGTCCGTCCGGCGTCGGCAAGAGCACCACGGCGCGCCTGGTCGCTGCCGCCCTGGGCATTCCCTATCTCGACACCGGCGCGATGTACCGGGCCTTCGGTTGGCTGATCGTCGAGCGGGGAATTCGCGCCGAAGACCGAGACGCCGTCGTCACGGCTCTCGAGTCGGCCCGGCTCGAGTTGGAGAGGGGAGCCGATGGCGGACTCGAGGTGCTGCTCGACGGCGAGTCGGTCGGCGACCGCATCCGCACCCCGCGGGTCAGCGACGCGACGTCGCGCATCGCCGTCTATCCGGAGGTGAGAAGTCGTCTGGTGGCCATCCAGCGCGAGTTCGCGCGGCGCGAAGGGGGCGTCCTCGAAGGCCGTGACATCGGGTCGCGCGTGGTGCCGGAAACGCCGTTCAAGTTCTTTCTCGACGCGCCGTTGGAGGTGAGGATCGAACGGCGACGGCTGGAGTTGGCGGCCGCCGGCCGGGAGGCCAGCGGCGAGGCCCTGGCGGCGGAGATCGCCGAACGGGATCGTCGAGACCAGGAGCGATCGGCTTCGCCTCTCGTCTGTACCGCCGAGCACGAGCGCGTCGACACCTCCCTGGGCGGCGCCGAGGAGGTGGCGACGGCGATCCTCTCCTCGATCTGGCGCCGCCTCCGTCAGGCGAATCCAGAGGGTTGA
- the queG gene encoding tRNA epoxyqueuosine(34) reductase QueG, with protein MTSNGVASADLVERIKGWTRDCGFSRVGIATLESSRFATAFESWIERGDHAGMTWLERRREVRLNPRLLREWARSAVVVALHYDSPATDEPGSGGDLWPRVARYARGRDYHEVMDEGLRTLESRLQGCVPGIRTWRYVDTGPLLERELASRAGLGAFGKHTNLLHPEHGSWFLLGELLLSLELPADGPVAEPCGSCTRCLTACPTGALPAPYRLDARRCISYWTIEHRGPIPPAVRPLLGDWVFGCDLCQEACPWNAPHKGAPEAAFRLPEARADLDLSDLLGLTEARYAELFRGSPMKRARRDGLRRNAATAMGNRRDPRYVEPLAAALTDESPTVRSHAAWALGRIGGQKASAALREALQAEGDSGVREELTAALAGLPPEARI; from the coding sequence ATGACGTCGAACGGGGTCGCCTCCGCCGACCTCGTCGAGCGGATCAAAGGGTGGACCCGCGACTGTGGTTTCTCCCGGGTCGGGATTGCCACGCTCGAATCCTCGCGGTTCGCCACCGCTTTCGAGTCCTGGATCGAACGAGGAGACCACGCGGGGATGACCTGGCTCGAGCGGCGCCGGGAGGTCCGCCTGAATCCGCGGCTCCTCCGCGAGTGGGCGCGCTCGGCGGTCGTCGTGGCGCTTCACTACGACTCGCCGGCGACCGACGAGCCGGGCTCCGGGGGCGACCTCTGGCCGCGCGTCGCCCGGTACGCTCGCGGGCGCGACTACCACGAGGTCATGGACGAGGGGCTCCGCACCCTGGAGTCGCGACTCCAGGGGTGCGTGCCGGGCATCCGGACCTGGCGCTACGTCGACACCGGACCGCTCCTCGAACGCGAGCTTGCCAGCCGAGCCGGTCTCGGCGCCTTCGGAAAGCACACGAACCTCCTCCATCCGGAACACGGCTCGTGGTTCCTGCTCGGCGAGCTCCTCCTGTCGCTCGAGCTGCCGGCCGACGGACCGGTCGCGGAGCCCTGCGGAAGCTGCACGCGCTGTCTGACCGCCTGTCCAACCGGTGCGCTTCCGGCGCCCTACCGCCTCGACGCCCGCCGCTGCATCAGCTACTGGACGATCGAGCATCGCGGTCCGATTCCGCCGGCGGTCCGCCCGCTGCTCGGCGACTGGGTCTTCGGCTGTGACCTCTGCCAGGAGGCTTGCCCTTGGAACGCCCCCCACAAGGGAGCACCCGAGGCCGCCTTCCGGCTGCCGGAGGCCCGCGCCGACCTCGATCTGTCCGACCTCCTGGGCCTTACGGAAGCCCGCTACGCCGAGTTGTTCCGAGGCAGCCCGATGAAGCGCGCTCGCCGCGACGGCTTGCGCCGGAATGCCGCCACGGCGATGGGGAATCGCCGGGATCCGCGCTATGTCGAGCCCTTGGCTGCCGCCCTGACCGACGAGTCGCCGACCGTGCGGTCGCATGCGGCCTGGGCCCTGGGCCGGATCGGCGGGCAGAAGGCGTCCGCCGCGCTCCGGGAAGCCCTCCAGGCGGAGGGCGATTCCGGGGTTCGCGAGGAGCTGACCGCCGCCCTCGCCGGCCTCCCCCCGGAAGCACGGATTTGA